ATATTGACACACAGCCGTCAGGGCCGTCGCCTGCTGAACGGGCGAGTATTGAAGCAAACGAAAAAGGTGTTGAGTACTTTAAGAATAAAGATTATGACAATGCCATAAAATACTTCAAAGAATCTCTGAGATTTGAGGACCAGCGAGCTACCCGTAAAAATCTCCAAAACGCCTATAATGGTAAAGGTGATAAATACTACATGAAGGGAGATTATGACAACGCCATAAAGTACTACAGGGAGGCAATGCATGCAAACCAGGCTGGATGGCACGACCTGGAGCCTCTAAGAAATGCCGAACAGAAAAAGAAAGAGCAGATGGAGGCAGAGTCAAGACGGCTTGAGGAACAAAGGCGCGAGGAACAGCGCAAACAGGCCAAAACAAAGGTCAACAATATACTGGACAACCTTAAAACAGCGTTGGGCGGCTCCACATCCTCAGGCACTCTCGGTGACCTGACAAAGGGGCCTGGCGCCTCTACGTCGGCGGATGACCTTATAGCGGGTTTTAGTGCCTCTACCATCTCAGGCGGCGCCGTCAAGGGTCCGGCTCTCCGTCAATTTGAAAGGGGCACAAAAGACTCCGCCCCGGTCGACCTTAGAGGGGGTTTGGGCACCTCTACATCGGCGGATGGCCTTATTGCGAATTTCGATGCCTCCACAGTCTCAGGCGGTGCTGCCGTCCAAGGCCTTCCCCAGGCCAATCAACAGACAGACGAACTTGTAAAGAAAGAGGCGTTAAAACATAAAAGCGCCGGTGATTATCTCATACAGCGCGGCGAGTACGAGGCGGCGGAGAAGGAACTAGAAGAGGCGCTGAACCTGAGC
The Candidatus Bathyanammoxibius amoris DNA segment above includes these coding regions:
- a CDS encoding tetratricopeptide repeat protein, producing MRNIIIMAISVVGLCAFSTPTMAGVPGVGPSGPVGPTYTPPPVRNPHIDTQPSGPSPAERASIEANEKGVEYFKNKDYDNAIKYFKESLRFEDQRATRKNLQNAYNGKGDKYYMKGDYDNAIKYYREAMHANQAGWHDLEPLRNAEQKKKEQMEAESRRLEEQRREEQRKQAKTKVNNILDNLKTALGGSTSSGTLGDLTKGPGASTSADDLIAGFSASTISGGAVKGPALRQFERGTKDSAPVDLRGGLGTSTSADGLIANFDASTVSGGAAVQGLPQANQQTDELVKKEALKHKSAGDYLIQRGEYEAAEKELEEALNLSPYDEDTRQSLLDLYRKQVPDLLKEDRLDEAYVQLRKALALNPSNAALRKNLEEFGAVLGYPPLTKGVPPQTPPTGKQAKAGSKGGTGSQGAGKLTPFQGVVPKPRPGDAATTPTGSGGDIKSGAMGDLLGAVAEAIAAAEQGWDPAKDRTTYGFDRPPENTQGLPKDIPDVTGGPVKYIIPEGLKKLVPKEKYETID